The genomic stretch TCAGTGACGGCACCGTCAAATTAGGTCCTGGTACATTGTATGGTGTACTGAAAAAGATAGAGAAATTACAGCTTATTCGGAAAACAGACCAGGAAGATACAAAAAAGACCTATCAGTTGACCGAATTTGGGCAGGAGCTGCTGCTGGCAGAATTTGAAAGACTTCAAAAACTAGTAGCAATCAGTGAGAAGCAATTAGGAGGAGAACGATGGCAGAAATAAAGAAGGTAAGAAAGTGGTTTTGGGCATGGAGTGATCAAAGAGAAGAAGTCTGGCTTCAGAAAATGGCGCAGGAAGGATGGCAGTTAGAGCGCTACAGCTGGTTTACATATTATTTTAAAGCAACATCACCGACAAAGCTGGTGTATCGTCTGGACTATCAAATAGGCTTGCAAAACCAAGAATATTTTCAGTTATTTGAGGATGATGGTTGGGAATATGTGACTGGTTTTGGTGGTTGGTTATATTTTTGTAAAGAAAGTGATGGTTCCGACAAGTTAGAGATATATTCTGATTCAGTTTCAAGAGCTTATAAATATGTAAAAGTAGCTAATTTCGTATTATTTATTTTACTGATGCAATTATTTGCTTGGTTGCCACTCTCTGCTGCGATGCCAGAATCGTTATGGGTAGTAGCTTTGTTCAGTCCAATCTATATAGTAGGTATAATAGGGATCTATCTCCTAAGAAATAAAGCAAAGAAACTAAAAGAATATCAAATCTAGAAATAGAGGTTGCTCTTAAACACAAGAGCAACCTCTATTGTTTTGCATTGAAATTGAAATAATAAAGTTGCATAAGTTGGCGGCGCCGCCGCGGTCAAAATGAGGGAAGGATACAAAATAAAGAAAAAAGAAAAAGTGAAAAAATTGCATCAATTAACCGTCGAATTGAAAGGAATTGATGCAATTGAAATGAAAAGCGGCATTTCTTTGATTTCTATCTA from Terribacillus sp. DMT04 encodes the following:
- a CDS encoding PadR family transcriptional regulator, with translation MVLRRPLHGYGIMKEVEQISDGTVKLGPGTLYGVLKKIEKLQLIRKTDQEDTKKTYQLTEFGQELLLAEFERLQKLVAISEKQLGGERWQK
- a CDS encoding DUF2812 domain-containing protein, whose product is MAEIKKVRKWFWAWSDQREEVWLQKMAQEGWQLERYSWFTYYFKATSPTKLVYRLDYQIGLQNQEYFQLFEDDGWEYVTGFGGWLYFCKESDGSDKLEIYSDSVSRAYKYVKVANFVLFILLMQLFAWLPLSAAMPESLWVVALFSPIYIVGIIGIYLLRNKAKKLKEYQI